GACAACTTCTTTTACTTCCTCTAGTACTTCATGTAATGGCCATTGAAAAACACCTGGCATCGAAGCGACCTCTGTTTTTTCACTACCTGTTTCTTTAACAAAAATCGGATAAATAAAATCATCCTGATCTAATTTCGTTTCTCTTACCATTCTGCGTATAGACGCTGATTGTCTTAATCTACGGTGCCGATCAAAATCCAATTTTGTCATGAATGTTCACTCCTTTTTAAACGAACAAGCTCTTCTACCATTGCTTCAGTAGTAAAAATCTCTGGAACTGCAGCGACACACAGTCCGTTTTTTCTAGCTTCTTCTGCTGTTATGTTACCAATACAAACAATTTTTGCATCAGGGAATAAGTGACTTACATCATTCGTTAGTTGCTGTGCGATTTCTACATAATGACGAACAGTAGACGAACTTGTAAATGTAAGAAAACTTAGCTTGGTTTGCTGCCTGACGAGATGTGTAATCGTATCCTTTGCAACACTTGGAAAAAAAGTTTCATATACAGGTAAATCGTTCACCTTACGTTCGGCTTGAACAAGCCGTTTTGCCAGAAGCGGTCGAGCAAGATTTCCTCGAGGAATTAAAATCGTATCTCCTTTGTTTGTTTGCTCTAATATGGCTTCTGCCAATGATTCTGCTTCATATTTTTTCGGTAACAGATGAATGTCTAATCCGAACTTATTTAATTCACTAGCAGTTTGCGAACCAACTGCGGCAATCTTTGCAGAGTCACGAAGTTTTATACGATCCTCTTCAGACAGATGCTCTAAAAAAAATCTTACACCGTTTACACTCGTAAAAATCAGCCACTTAAATGAACTAAGTTTAGCTAATACTTCCTTTAGTTCCTTTTGTTCTGCCATTCTCCGCACGTTAATCAAAGGGACTTGTAGAGCTTGTCCTCCCACCTGCTCAATTTGCTTAACAAAGCGAGCAGACTGAAGTGGTGCTCGTGTGACAAGAACCTTAGCCCCATGTAGGGGACTAGGAGTCAAGTTCACTTTTTACCTTTTCTAAGATTTCTTCTGCCCCTTGTTCTAACAAGGCAGCGGCAACAGATTCTCCAAGCTCAATCGGAGAGCTACCTGTTTGTGTATCGTGTATTAACACTTTGCCATCTGGTGAACCAACTAAACCAGTAAGCGTGATCTGATTGTCTTTGATGATGGCATAACCGGCAATAGGTACCTGGCAGCCTCCCTCAAGGGTGTGTAAAAAACTACGCTCTGCTTTAACCGTTTGAGAGGTAATAGGGTCATTAATTTTTGCAAGTAAGCCCATTAGTTCTTGGTCGTCACTGCGACATTCTAAGCCAAGTGCACCTTGTCCTACAGCAGGAACACATACTTCAGGCTCTAGAAATTCTGTCACAAAATCGTCTGGATATCCTAATCGCTTTAATCCTGCTGCTGCAAGAACAATAGCACTGTAGGATTCTTCTTTTAACTTTCTAAGTCTTGTTTCTACATTTCCACGAATCCATTTCACTTCAAGATCAGGACGTTTAGCCAAAATCTGCGCAGAACGTCTCAAACTACTTGTTCCCACAATGGCTCCAGCAGGTAAGTCAGCTAGTGAAACATGGTCTTCTGAAATGAGTACATCTCTAGGGTCTTCACGTTCTGTAATGGCAGCCAGAGAAAACCCTTCTGGCATAACAGATGGGACATCCTTCATACTATGAACAGCCAAATCAATTTCACCATTCTCAAGCGCTTGTTCAATTTCTTTAACAAACAAACCTTTCCCACCAACCTTTGATAAGGTTACATCAAGAATTCGATCACCCTTTGTGACAATCTCTTTTACTTGAAAATCATAGGGCATCCCTAACTGTTTCAGTTGCTCTATCACCCATCTTGTTTGAGTTAATGCCAGATTGCTTCTTCGTGTTCCCAGTATAATTGTTCGCATAACTGCCTCCATTCATCCATTTCAAGCGTTGTTACGTCCATATGTGAAAGCTAGAATATTGCCCTGATAGAAAATAGTTTATTAATAGTACTAAAAAAGCGCCAACATTTAGAAGTATTGTCTGGTATCCTCTTTTGTAGTTTACCACACGCTGGTAAAGATACGCTCCATATACGATTAGTGTCAAAATGGAGGTGATGATCTTCACATCAAACCACGGCAACGTATCATTTTCAACAGACGCCCATACAAAGCCGAATATGACCCCAATAAGCATCAGAGGAAACCCAACAGACACCGTTAAAAACGAAAATCGTTCTAAAAATGGAAACGAGCCAAATCGTTCGAGCCTTTTGCTCCATTTTTTCTTTTTTAACATCTGATGTTGAAGAACATATAACACTGAAAACGAGAAGCTTAATGTAAAAGCCGTGTACGATATCAAAATAAAGCTAATATGTAACACAAGCAACTCTGACTGAAGCATACTTGCTAAATAAGCTGGAACCTCTGTATGAGGCTTAAACAAACTAATCGTCATCATACTAAAACCAACAACATTCATAACGAGAATCAAAAAATCAACTTTGAATTTCAAGTTAATAACAAGTGAAATCGTCACAAGACTCCACGCATAAAAAAAGAGCCCTTCAAATGGGGTGACAATCGGAAATCTCCCCATTTCCAGTGCTCTCAGAACAAAATAAACTGTCTGTAAGCTCCAGACAATAGAAAGCAACCAGAAAGCAACCACGTTGGCTTTCCGGTTGTTAAATAGAAAATCAATAAAGTATCCGAGGACACTAAAGCTGTATAAAATAACAGTAATAGGATAAATCCAAGCTCATAGTAGGAACTCCTTATTAGGAGCGAACAACCGCCTTTTCTTCAGTAGAAACCGCAGCATAATCCAACTGCTTGCTTTGTTCCCATTGATCCTCTGCCGCCCGCATACAGGCTTGTTTTTCTTGCTCGGCTAACTCCATCTCAAGAGCAAACATCTTAGTAACCAGATCTAGTGAATCCTCTGAGTCACCTTCACAAGCAAGCTCTTTAATACGGGTTATTGGATCACGTAGCAATTGATTCACAATACTTTTTGTATGCTTGCGTAAGACTTTGCGGTCACGCTCAGATAGATGTGGCAGTTTCCGTTCAATACTTTCCATCGTATCAGCTTGTACAGCCAAAGCTTTAGAACGCAAGGCTGTAATCACTGGTACAACCCCTAATGTATTTAACCATTGATTAAATTGTACTAACTCTGCTTCTATTAAAAGTTCGATCTTTTCAGCCTCTTTTTGTCTCTCGGCCAAGTTCGA
The nucleotide sequence above comes from Alkalicoccobacillus plakortidis. Encoded proteins:
- a CDS encoding uroporphyrinogen-III synthase is translated as MNLTPSPLHGAKVLVTRAPLQSARFVKQIEQVGGQALQVPLINVRRMAEQKELKEVLAKLSSFKWLIFTSVNGVRFFLEHLSEEDRIKLRDSAKIAAVGSQTASELNKFGLDIHLLPKKYEAESLAEAILEQTNKGDTILIPRGNLARPLLAKRLVQAERKVNDLPVYETFFPSVAKDTITHLVRQQTKLSFLTFTSSSTVRHYVEIAQQLTNDVSHLFPDAKIVCIGNITAEEARKNGLCVAAVPEIFTTEAMVEELVRLKRSEHS
- the hemC gene encoding hydroxymethylbilane synthase, whose protein sequence is MRTIILGTRRSNLALTQTRWVIEQLKQLGMPYDFQVKEIVTKGDRILDVTLSKVGGKGLFVKEIEQALENGEIDLAVHSMKDVPSVMPEGFSLAAITEREDPRDVLISEDHVSLADLPAGAIVGTSSLRRSAQILAKRPDLEVKWIRGNVETRLRKLKEESYSAIVLAAAGLKRLGYPDDFVTEFLEPEVCVPAVGQGALGLECRSDDQELMGLLAKINDPITSQTVKAERSFLHTLEGGCQVPIAGYAIIKDNQITLTGLVGSPDGKVLIHDTQTGSSPIELGESVAAALLEQGAEEILEKVKSELDS
- a CDS encoding cytochrome C assembly family protein — its product is MGRFPIVTPFEGLFFYAWSLVTISLVINLKFKVDFLILVMNVVGFSMMTISLFKPHTEVPAYLASMLQSELLVLHISFILISYTAFTLSFSFSVLYVLQHQMLKKKKWSKRLERFGSFPFLERFSFLTVSVGFPLMLIGVIFGFVWASVENDTLPWFDVKIITSILTLIVYGAYLYQRVVNYKRGYQTILLNVGAFLVLLINYFLSGQYSSFHIWT